In Streptomyces sclerotialus, the DNA window GGCTGTCCGGCGACAAGATCGCCGGCATCCTTCCCTGCATGCGCGACCACGACGGGGGACCGGCGGAGACGGCCACTCCGTGGCTGGTCGAGCAGCTGGCGGCGGAGCGCGCCCGGATCGACCGCTCGATCAAGGACCTGCTGTACACACGCGAGGTCCTGGACGAGGTCATCGCGGCGGCCGAGGGCTGAGCAGCGGGCACGGAAGGCCGTGCCCGCTGCTGCGTGCTGCGCGTGCCCGGCGCCGCCTCACCTCAAGCCGTGTTTGCGGGACACCAGGGACTCGGCGGCGCGGCGGGAGATGAGGCGGCGGAGGGTGAAGACCAGGGGGGCGTTGCTGCCGACGGCGTAGAGCGGCTTGGGCTGGGAGGCCTCGATGGCCTTGAGGATCGTGGCCGCCACCGTGGTCGCGCTGACGCCGGACGCCTCGTTGCGGTCCAGGTGCTCGGAGACCGTGCGGAAGGCGTCGGTGTACGGGGAGTCGTCGGCGAGGTAGCGGGTGCGGCGTGCGCTGATGCCGGTGTTGATGGAGCCCGGTTCGACGGTGGTCAGCCAGACGCCGTGCGGGGAGAGTTCGCGGCGCGCGGCCGTCGCGAACGCCTTGACGGCCGCCTTGGAGGCCACGTACGAAGAGCGGAAGGCGAGCGGGAAGCTGGCCAGCATGGAGCCGACCATGACGACCCGGCCGCGGCGCCGGGCCCGCATGCCCGGCAGCAGCAGTTGCGTCAGCCGTACCGCGCCGAAGACGTTGAGCTGGAAGAGGCGTTCCAGCGCGTCCATGGGGAGTTCTTCGAGGGGGGCCAGCTGGCTTTCGCCCGCGTTGTTGACGAGGACGTCCACCGGGCCCGCCGCTGCCGCGCACGCCTCGATGCTCGCCGGGTCGGTGAGGTCGAGGGGGAGGTAGGTCGCGCCGGGCAGGCGGTCGGCCTCGGGGATCTTCTCGGGGCTGCGGCTGGTGGCGAGCACGTGGTAGCCGCGGGCCAGCAGCGCCTGGCAGACGGCCCGGCCGATGCCGGAGGAGGCCCCGGTGACCAGCGCCGTACGCCGGGCCGCTCCGCGTCCCGCCGCGCGCTCCGCCGCGCGCCCCGGCCCGCTCGTCATGCCAGCTCCTTCGCCAGGGCCCGGCCCGCCGCGCGGCCGGAGAAGATGCAGCCGCCGAGGAAGGTGCCCTCCAGCGCGTTGTAGCCGTGCACCCCGCCGCCGCCGAAGCCGGCCACCTCGCCCGCCGCGTACAGCCCGGGGAAGGGTGTGCCGTCGGGGCGTACGACCTGCGCGTCGAGCGTGGTCTCCAGGCCGCCGAGCGTCTTGCGGGTGAGCAGGTTCAGCCGTACGGCGATCAGCGGGCCGTGCGCCGGGTCGAGCAGCCGGTGCGGCTTGGCGACCCGCACGATCTTGTCGGCGAGGTAGGCGCGGGCGTTCCGTACGGCCATCAGCTGCATGTCCTTGGAGTACGCGAGGCCCACTTCGCGGTCGCGGGCCACCACCTCGCGCCGTACCTGGTCGTAGTCCAGCTCCGGGCCGCTGCCCAGCGCGTTCATCCCGGACACCAGGTCGCGGAGGTTGTCGCGGACGACGAAGTCGGCGCCGTGCTCCATGAACGCGGCGACCGGGCCCGTCGGGCCCTTCTTCGTGCGGTTCAGTGTCAGCTTGAGGTCCTTGGCGGTGAAGTCCGGGTTCTGTTCGGAGCCGGAGAGCGCGAACTCCTTCTCGATGATGGACTGCGTCAGGACGAACCAGCTGTGGTCGTGGCCGCCGGCCCGGATGTGGCGGAGCGTGGCGAGGGTGTCGAAGCCGGGGAAGAGCGGCGGGGGGAGCCGCTTGCCGGTGGCGTCCAGCCAGAGGGAGGACGGGCCGGGGATGATGCGGATGGCGTGGTCGGGCCAGATGGGGTCCCAGTTCTTGATGCCCTCGACGTAGTGCCACATACGGTCGCGGTTGACGATGTTGCCGCCCGCGTTCTCGGTGATCTCCAGCATCCGCCCGTCGACGTGCGCGGGCACGCCGCAGATCATCCGCTCCGGCGCCGGGCCCAGCCGGTCCACCGGCCAGTTCTTGCGCACCAGGTCCGCATTGCCGCCGATGCCGCCGGAGGTGACGACGACGGCCTGGGCGCGGAGTTCGAAGGAACCGGCGGGCGTACGGGAGGACTTCACGCCGCGCGCGGCGTTCGACGGCTCCAGCACCGTGCCCCGGACGCCGACCGCCGTGCCGTTCTCCACGATCAGTTCGTCGACCTGGTGGCGGTGCTTGAACGTCACCAGCCCGCGGTGCTCCGCCGCCAGTACCGGTTCGCGGAAGACCCGCACGACCTCGGGCCCGGTGCCCCAGGTGAGGTGGAAGCGCGGTACCGAGTTGCCGTGCCCGGAGGCGAGCCCGGAGCCCCGCTCGGCCCACCCCACGTTCGGCATCAGCCGCAGTCCCAGGTCGTGCAGGTAAGCGCGCTTCTCCCCGGCCGCGAACTGCACGTACGCCTGCGCCCACTGGCGCGGCCAGTGGTCCTCCCGCTCGCGGTCGAACCCGGCCGACCCCAGCCAGTCCTTCAGCGCCAGCTCGTAGGAGTCCTTGATCCCCATCCGGCGCTGCTCGGGGCTGTCCACCAGGAACAGCCCGCCGAGCGACCAGAACGCCTGGCCGCCCAGGTTGGCCGCGCTCTCCTGGTCCACGAGCAGCACCTTGCGCCCGGCCCTGGCCAGCTCGTACGTCGCGACGAGGCCGGCCAGCCCGGCGCCCACGACGATCACATCGGCCTGTTCGCGCTCACTCATGCGGAGCCCCTTCGCTCTGGATGCTGTAGGCGTTCACCACGTGCCGGAACAACTCCTCGCGGCGACGCCGTACGGCCGCGTCGTCCGGCTCCATCAAGCACTGCACCGCGGTGCCGTCGTGTACGGCGACCAGGGCGTGCCCGAGGCCCGTACGGTCGGTGACCCGCCGTCCGGCGCGGGCCAGCGCGGTTTCGACGAGCGGCAGCAGGGTGTCCTGGACGGCCCGCTCACGGGCGGCCATCACCCGGCGCAGGGAAGGATTGCGCAGCGCGTGCGCCGTGAACTCCGCCGTCACGCGATACCACGCGTCGTCGACCGGAATGACCTCCAGCACGGCGCGCAGCGCCTCGTCCGGGGAGACCGACTCCAGCGTGCCGAGCCGGGCCGAGGCGGCCCGCAGATCGGCCAGCATGGCCGTCGAGCGCTGCTCCCACATGGCGAGGAACAGCTCGTCGAGCGAGGTGAAGTTGGAGTAGAAGGCGCCCCGGGTGTACCCGGCCCGCTCGCACACCTGGTCCACCGTGGACCGCCCGAAACCCTCCTCGGCGAAGACCGGGAGCGCGGCGTCGAGCAGCCGCTGCCGGGTCTGCGCCCGGCGCCGGGTGACG includes these proteins:
- a CDS encoding TetR/AcrR family transcriptional regulator, whose protein sequence is MTAPRTAAPTGPSGPAGPKRVTRRRAQTRQRLLDAALPVFAEEGFGRSTVDQVCERAGYTRGAFYSNFTSLDELFLAMWEQRSTAMLADLRAASARLGTLESVSPDEALRAVLEVIPVDDAWYRVTAEFTAHALRNPSLRRVMAARERAVQDTLLPLVETALARAGRRVTDRTGLGHALVAVHDGTAVQCLMEPDDAAVRRRREELFRHVVNAYSIQSEGAPHE
- a CDS encoding FAD-binding dehydrogenase, translated to MSEREQADVIVVGAGLAGLVATYELARAGRKVLLVDQESAANLGGQAFWSLGGLFLVDSPEQRRMGIKDSYELALKDWLGSAGFDREREDHWPRQWAQAYVQFAAGEKRAYLHDLGLRLMPNVGWAERGSGLASGHGNSVPRFHLTWGTGPEVVRVFREPVLAAEHRGLVTFKHRHQVDELIVENGTAVGVRGTVLEPSNAARGVKSSRTPAGSFELRAQAVVVTSGGIGGNADLVRKNWPVDRLGPAPERMICGVPAHVDGRMLEITENAGGNIVNRDRMWHYVEGIKNWDPIWPDHAIRIIPGPSSLWLDATGKRLPPPLFPGFDTLATLRHIRAGGHDHSWFVLTQSIIEKEFALSGSEQNPDFTAKDLKLTLNRTKKGPTGPVAAFMEHGADFVVRDNLRDLVSGMNALGSGPELDYDQVRREVVARDREVGLAYSKDMQLMAVRNARAYLADKIVRVAKPHRLLDPAHGPLIAVRLNLLTRKTLGGLETTLDAQVVRPDGTPFPGLYAAGEVAGFGGGGVHGYNALEGTFLGGCIFSGRAAGRALAKELA
- a CDS encoding MerR family transcriptional regulator, with protein sequence MKIGELSRRTGVSVRSLRYYEQKCMLASERTAGGHREYPEAAVDRVVLIQQLLAAGLSGDKIAGILPCMRDHDGGPAETATPWLVEQLAAERARIDRSIKDLLYTREVLDEVIAAAEG
- a CDS encoding SDR family oxidoreductase: MTSGPGRAAERAAGRGAARRTALVTGASSGIGRAVCQALLARGYHVLATSRSPEKIPEADRLPGATYLPLDLTDPASIEACAAAAGPVDVLVNNAGESQLAPLEELPMDALERLFQLNVFGAVRLTQLLLPGMRARRRGRVVMVGSMLASFPLAFRSSYVASKAAVKAFATAARRELSPHGVWLTTVEPGSINTGISARRTRYLADDSPYTDAFRTVSEHLDRNEASGVSATTVAATILKAIEASQPKPLYAVGSNAPLVFTLRRLISRRAAESLVSRKHGLR